Part of the Nicotiana sylvestris chromosome 2, ASM39365v2, whole genome shotgun sequence genome, CGAAAAAATAAGCTACGTACTCTTTATATTAATGTATGAAAATGTACTGTATTTCCGTGCTTAAGTCAATCCATTGATAATTTAAATAGATGTGCAGTTGAAACAATACGTAAATTCAAGTGGTCATAAAATAACAGAGGCTTTGATGAGTTTAAGAAGTAAAAACCGTTACAGGTATGGATTCGATAGAATCAAattgtagaagaagaaaaaagaaaatgaaggaggagaaggGAAGGAGAaagagagctgaagttttttaacAAGTAAGtacaagttaaattttttttaaaaaatgggtataggttaaatggggtgACCAAATAGGGTTCCAGTGCAATTTTATACTATGTGCACTTGCCCCGTAAGCCATCGGCCCATACAGTTGGGCCATCCCTAGTCACTGTTGCAAACATAAAACCGATCAAGCCCAATATAGATCTTGATACCGCTGGTGCAgctctcttcctcttcttctgccTCCTATTTTCTGCTAAATTCGTggggttttttttttgaataaaattcaCACTGGATAGGAACTAACACAGAAGAAAAATATGCCTCGTACTACCACTTTGGAGTGCCCTGGTTGCCCTCCTCTTAGAGCTTTAACTTTTGACATTCTTGGATTAATCAAAGGTAAACCCATTTCAGCTTTAAATTTCTACTTTTCGATAAAGTTTGAATCCCTTTCTTCTTCAACTAACGCTAGTAtcttaagttttttttttgtctattttgtttgAATTAAAGCTGACCCTTTTTAGCTTAGAATTAGTGGTGCTAATAAGTAGTTGTTTTCTTACGTATCTTTTTTGGGTGTAGTTATTGAAGGTAAGGGCGAGCAAAAGGAAGCTCCTAAGGTGGTGGAGAGATGGGGAGAGCCTGATGCTTCCAGGTGTGTGCTTGCCACGTCAATTGTTGACCGTGAATTTGACCCTGTAAGTTGTATCTATCAACTTTGCTACATCAATTATGCGCGATACTATTGTACTTGTGGGCTAACATTTGATTTAGTgtgttttcttttgttcttttctccatTGTTTATCAATGTTTTGTGTGTACAGTGTGTTTCTGTGTTTTCTACATGTATGATTGAAGGTTTAGGTGGAAGCGTTAGGTGGATAGTTTTTGCGATTGAGAGTTGGTTTTGTATGTGAAGTTATGGCATAGCAGCTGATTGAAGAATCACATGTGTTGTTTGGAGTTGTACATTTAGTCCTACATCAGTTCTTAATCTGAATTCACAAAAGGGTAAAAGAAAATTGGTTTGATTGTGGAATGTCAGAAGTCTAGAAGCTACTCTGATAATAGAAAAAAAATTGTTAACTAAGAAAAAATGAACTAAGGCCGAACTTCTTCCGGTATTTTCTTTGGTTAGCTGATATGAATGGATTTGTTCTTTTTGATAAGTAAGGTAAGCATTTTATATATGAATGACTAGCAACGAGATTATGCTGGAGTATTGAACCAATTACAAGCTTCTGTTAGTTATAACAGAGTATATAAGGAGTTAAAAATGATTAGCATTTGCATTTTCCATGTTGTCCGAGAAGATAGCAAAAGTATGCAAATGAACTTAAGATTAAGTATTTTTTCTAGAATGCAAAAATAAGTTCTTTACATGACCAATCCCCTTTCTCTGTACGTAGCACTAAGTGCAACAATCATTTCTTCCCACCAACCAAATGAAGCATTGGATCTTGTATGGTCCAGAACTTCTCTGAATTTGTTTCCAAGGCCAAGATGTGGCTGTGATAGGGTGTCATGAGAAATGGAGTAGCATGATTTAACAGGATAAAAAAACCATTCTGCATAATTTCAGAAGTTTCTCTTCCTTTAGAGTTTTGGCTGCAATCTTCTGAATCTGATGTCGATGATGATTCTGAATTATGAGGTTTTGAAAAGTATGTAGTACTGTCTCCTTCACTAAGGCAGGATGAGCAATTATCAGAATTAGAAGAGCTGCTTTGTGATAAACTCAAAGTCCTCTGAGATGAAGACCTCGGCACAGACATGATTCAACTTCATCATCTTCAGCCACTTGTTTCACATAACGAAGTGATTTATCTTCTAAGTGAAAACCACTTGCGCAATTGCTTTTGTTTCGGAACTAGACTTTCTTAATTCTTGtattcccttttcttcatttatctGAAGAGTACTGGATACCCCAAAATCATTAGAAATAGAAGGCTCAGGATGCTTACCAATTCCAGTGCTCTCAATCTGGAGGGAAgaattctaattttattttagaaaaagAGAATTAAAGATATTCCTCTGATTTCTTTTAGAATTGTAATGAATGCAGCGCTAAAGGGTTCAATTGGCCTGGCAGATGCCAATGCATGATTCCGCATAACAACAAGATTTGGGGTTCTGCTAACAATAGAAACAGATGAGAAACTTAATAAATATTGCAAAAGAGTTTGTTGCGTAAAAGGATACCCAACTAAGGCAATGGCTTGTGCGGCATCTTGTCTCTTCCAGTATTCCTCCGTGCTACCTACACAGTACACAATAAACAGCTTTCAATTGATTAGATAGAAACATAGCCATTTGTCTTTGCCATTAGATGAGGTATATCACTCTAACGATGAAAGAAAATACACAATCTTAGTTCTTCGACAAAGAGAAAAACcttaatattattatattattacaGAGTGAAATTTATGACAGGTAAAAGAAAGTATACCAATCTCTACAAACCTTGTGGGTGCATTAGTTAAAGGTCCGTGATGTGTAGCTTCCAGTGTGACTTACACCACAAAATAGATATACTATAAAGGTTCGCACATGGAGATGCTTACGCTACAAAGtagataaaattagaaaatatcaaaaggatTGCACTTGGTACTGAAAGCGAAATCCATGCTGCAAGGAAAAAATCAATTCTATGTTCAGATCCACTTGTTCTTTTGTACCCTTCTAACAGACGCACTCTTTTTGTTAGGACAAATGGGCAGGGTTCCCATCTCTTGTAGCAATAAGCATACCCTATCCAAATGGAAATCATTGCAATTCCTTCGAAAACCAAAATTCCACCCATTAATAGAGTAATAATCAGCAACAATAACTTCTAGATggcttttttcttttaatttgcaACTTTGGACATTTGCTCTGAGTGACTAGTTAACATGATAATAATTCATGTCATTAactcaaaaaaagaaagaatctTTTTTGGGGGGTAGAAAAGAAGTGGGAAAAATTCCTTTCTTTACCTGGTTCAACCAAGTTAGAGACTTGAGTAAGTTCAAGTGACAGCTTGGCCGAATATCAGGTTATGTACTTTATGTAAACATGTGTTTTGGTTATGCAAGTTAAAACGCCTCTTGAGGCGTATAATTACTTCATACTGGCATCATGCAATGAATCATCTTGTTTAATTTTGGTGATAAATAGATTCATCTTGTTTTGGAGGTCAAATTGTGCAAGGATGCCGTaaaagatttcttttaattttagtcAGTGTAGATGCAGTAAAGGTATTTCTTAGAAGTTAGAACTGATTTGGAGAATGTTGGATATTTATCTTCAATTGCCTGTGATGTAGTCTTTGAGTGTTATCTACTTCCCAAAAACATACTTTGACAATGAGATATTTGACCTTTGTCGTTCTCTTTCCATTTTTTTGCAGCTACTAGGTGTAGCAAGGAAAAGTGGATCGGTGAGGCTTTATCTTTGATCAAAATCGAGATAATATGAACTTGTCAAGTTTCCTCGAGTATTGAGCCTTATTTGTGAATCCTTTACTACATTTATACTGTACAGATTGACGTGCTTAGTCCTGTCAATGGAGATGTTCGTGCCTCCATTTCAAATGGAAGTCAAAATGAAACAGGATCTGAAGATAATTCTATTGTTGGTTTACATCTATTTGGAAAAGAGAGATTGAATTCATCATCAAGGTATTGTCTTAGACCTGCTTTAGAGAGTACAAGTATGAAATATCTGTTCACCCAGGTTAGCTCACGGAGTAAGCAACTTGTAGAAGTAAGCGCATTCTCAGACTTGGTAACAGTACATATTGCTCAATAGCTTGGTCATTTCTTTAGCAAACCAAATATTTAAATATGTATTTCTCCCGCGCTTAATTTGTGTGGAAAGAAGATTACCTTCTGATCGAATATGTAATTGACATGTGAATTGGCAAAAGATATTCCTAAAGTTGTTTGACGTGCGGATGGAATGACGTTGGGTTATGTTTTCCACATATCCTAATGACTAATGAGGAATATACCTTTGTCCTTCTCTTTAAGTTGTAAATTTTATTTGCTATAAATAAAGTTGGTGCCGACCTTCGAGGCCGGGGCTCAAATCCTGGCAGAGACAATACTAGGTAATTTCTTCCCATCTGCCTAACCATTGGTGAGTAGAGTTACCCGGTACCTGTGTTGGTCGGAGTACCTGGTGGAATAGTCAAGGTGAGTACAAGTTGGCCTGAACACCACCTTTGTAAAAAAAAACAATCTATTGTAAATATTAGGCAGAGGGATAAGAGTAATATGCAACATGTTATTCTTGGCTTATTCTAGACCAGTGCAATTTCTACTTCTGATGTTAGCTTGTGTTAGCAAGACCCTTGGCTGATTGGTGTCCCACATGATATGAAGGCCAAACATGAACTCAACATGGAATAAGAGTTAATCGCATGTTATCCCATTTGCTATCCATGAACTGCACAACCTCTTATGAATATTCCTatacaaatgtaattataaactTCTGGGCTGTACCCAATATGTGAAGATTGGAATAATTGATGGTCACTAGATTATCATTTCATATTCCATAATATCCAGAGTCAACATCCCTTGGATGCTGATTAAAACAATATACTGTTTGAAATGAGTTATTACTGGTAAGTAACTAGCATTGCAACTGATGTGTCTGCCCTGTGTTGGCCTGCATGTGGATTGAAGATTAAGATTGCCTTAGACTGTTAGACATGTGGCATCAGTTTTGAGGAATGTCAAAATCAGGCTTGTTTCTGAAAGTTTTTCTTcttaattttatatttatatattttcttatacaTTTATAGGTCAtgtactgggttgttgttgttgttgttgtgttgtttatAGGTCATGTACCCTGCTTACATGCACAAGAAAAGGACAAGCAAGCATGAAGTGTGTTAAAATGTCAAAGTCACTTGAAGATTCTGGTAGTGAAGTTACACAAACAACATGGAATGTTTGTGGTTCAGGCAGTATTTTGTGCTCTAAGGTAGATGCAGATGAAAACTATGCATTGTTTGGTGGGTGAGTAATCGTGAATATAGGGTTTTGGAAGATAACATTGATGATGGAAATAGCGTGTTAGTTAacgacttcttctttgatttatCAGGAAGGGTGTTGAGGTTAATGTCTGGGATATAAACCAATGCACTAAAGTTTGGACCGCAAAATCTGTGAGTTTCACCATCTTTCTCTTTAGAATTTCTGGGTGTAGCAAACAATTGACTGGCTTTTTGATATACTTCATGAATTTGACGTGTTGTTTTCTTGTTCCAGCCACCAAAAAACAGCCTTGATATATTTACCCCAACTTGGTTTACATCTGCAACTTTCTTGTGCAAAGATGACCACCGCAAATTTGTTGCAGGCACTAATAGTCACCAGGTATTTTTTTCCCTATACCAAAATTTTCTCGTTAGCTCCATTAATTGTGTGCTTTTC contains:
- the LOC104226023 gene encoding uncharacterized protein, with the protein product MPRTTTLECPGCPPLRALTFDILGLIKVIEGKGEQKEAPKVVERWGEPDASRCVLATSIVDREFDPLLGVARKSGSIDVLSPVNGDVRASISNGSQNETGSEDNSIVGLHLFGKERLNSSSRSCTLLTCTRKGQASMKCVKMSKSLEDSGSEVTQTTWNVCGSGSILCSKVDADENYALFGGKGVEVNVWDINQCTKVWTAKSPPKNSLDIFTPTWFTSATFLCKDDHRKFVAGTNSHQVRLYDIAAQRRPVISFDFRETPIKAVAEDMDGQTIYIGNGSGDLASIDIRTGKLLGSFLGKCSGSIRSIVRHPELPVIASCGLDSYLRIWDVKSRQLLSAVFLKQHLSSVVFDSKFSTRESQVPPQQQDPDETLQTEEEEGKPVKRKKASKEHSGSKKPKTKKKSKRSKGDSSDAAA